One Sphaeramia orbicularis chromosome 21, fSphaOr1.1, whole genome shotgun sequence DNA window includes the following coding sequences:
- the atp6ap2 gene encoding renin receptor codes for MSTTNWRRMDAVFTVGFVLCLLGTTGVQGDTLTVLQAPEFVSFQKGDWPVSGEKIPDLVALTMGFSVQEDLSWPGLQAGPLFQRPRANVLVVVRGVDSLALPQSVASYPLENPVPFTLDSVAETVHSLFAEDTPVVLQLAPSEERLYMLGKANAVFEDLPVTLQQIRARLSQDGSVLASLPLNSLSRNAEADLLFLSEVQVLHDITALLQRHRHLAKDHSPDLYSLELSGLEELSRLYGRDSAQYRDATAILASVLQKFGEDVYGLYGNSAVVEVVTVKTFEAPLTRKSRSILESKQISNPGSPYNLAYKYNFQYAVVFNIVLWLMIALALAVIATAYNLWNMDPGYDSIIYRMTNQKIRMD; via the exons ATGTCGACGACCAACTGGCGAAGGATGGATGCTGTTTTCACCGTAGGGTTTGTCCTCTGCCTCCTGGGCACCACTG GAGTCCAAGGAGACACTTTAACAGTTCTGCAGGCTCCAGAATTTGTGTCCTTCCAGAAAGGAGACTGGCCTGTTTCTGGAGAGAAGATACCTGACTTGGTGGCTTTAACTATGGGCTTCTCTGTTCAAGAG GATCTGTCCTGGCCAGGCCTCCAGGCTGGTCCGCTGTTTCAGCGCCCCCGGGCTAATGTACTGGTGGTGGTTAGAGGTGTCGATAGCCTGGCCCTCCCCCAGAGTGTGGCCTCCTACCCCTTGGAGAAT CCGGTCCCTTTCACCTTGGATAGCGTTGCAGAGACAGTGCACTCTCTGTTTGCTGAGGACACCCCTGTGGTGCTGCAGCTGGCCCCTAGTGAAGAA AGGCTGTATATGCTGGGCAAAGCCAATGCTGTGTTTGAGGACCTGCCAGTCACTTTGCAACAAATCCGTGCACGTCTGTCCCAGGACGGCTCTGTGCTGGCTTCTCTTCCACTGAACTCCCTCAGCCGGAATGCAGAG GCTGATTTGCTCTTCCTGTCTGAGGTCCAAGTGCTACATGACATCACAGCTCTG ctgcagagacacagacatCTGGCTAAAGACCACTCCCCTGACCTGTACTCCTTGGAGTTGTCTGGTCTGGAGGAGCTGAGTCGTCTCTATGGTCGAGACTCCGCCCAGTATCGTGACGCCACTGCCATTCTTGCCTCCGTCCTTCAGAAG TTTGGAGAAGATGTGTATGGTCTCTATGGCAACAGCGCTGTGGTGGAAGTTGTGACGGTGAAAACCTTTGAGGCTCCGTTGACTCGGAAATCCCGTTCAATTCTGGAATCTAAACAGATC AGTAACCCAGGCAGCCCTTACAACCTGGCCTACAAGTATAACTTCCAGTACGCTGTGGTCTTCAACATTGTGCTGTGGTTGATGATCGCTCTGGCCCTCGCTGTTATTGCCACCGCTTACAACCTGTGGAACATGGACCCAGGATATGACAGCATCATCTACAGGATGACCAATCAGAAGATCAGGATGGACTAA